The region GGCGGCCCCGTTGTGCAGGGCATACCTTGGTTCGTGCCGGTGAGGCGGCGGCGGCGTTGCCGCCGGTAGAGTGTTCGCCGTGGCAAGGGTGGTTGTGCACGTGATGCCCAAGGCGGAGATCCTCGACCCGCAGGGGCAGGCGATCGTCGGGGCGCTGGGACGGCTCGGCTTCGACGGTGTCTCGGATGTACGGCAGGGCAAGCGATTTGAGCTCGAGGTCGACGACAGCATCGACGACGACACCCTGGCCGAGATTGCCGAATCGCTGCTGGCGAACACGGTGATCGAGGATTTCAGCGTCAGCAGGGAGCCATCATGACCGCACGTGTGGGCGTGATCACATTTCCGGGGACGCTGGACGACGTCGACGCCGCCAGGGCGGTCAAGTTGGCCGGCGCCGAGGCGGTCAGCCTGTGGCACGCCGACGCGGACCTCAAGGGGGTCGACGCGGTGGTGGTGCCGGGCGGCTTCTCGTACGGGGACTACTTGCGTTGCGGCGCGATCGCGAAGTTCGCCCCGGTGATGGGCGAAGTGGTCCGCGGCGCTGAGCAGGGACTGCCAGTGTTGGGGATCTGCAACGGTTTTCAGGTGCTGTGTGAGGCCGGCCTGCTGCCTGGCGCGTTGACGCGTAACGCGGGCCTGCACTTCGTCTGCCGCGATCTGTGGCTGGAGGTCGTGTCGAATACGACGGCGTGGACGTCGCGCTACGACGTCGGCGCCGACATTCTGGTGCCGTTGAAATCGGGCGAGGGCCGCTACGTGGCCAGCGAGCAGGTGCTCGACGAGTTGGAGGGCGAGGGTCGGGTGGTGTTCCGCTACCGCGACAACCCGAACGGCTCGATGCGCGACATCGCCGGTATCAGCTCGGCCAACGGTCGCGTCGTCGGCCTGATGCCGCATCCAGAGCACGCCACCGAGGCGCTGACCGGCCCGTCCGACGACGGGCTCGGCCTGTTCTACTCCGCCCTCGATCAGGTGCTCGCGGCGTAGGTCTCACGACCGCGAGCGTGCGGAAATTGGTGCGCACAGGGGTGTCCGGCAGGCCTTAGGGTCGAGACAACTGATTGCGTACTGAAATTCCAGGAGTGATCGTGCTCGTCGATCCAGAGGTGCTGCGCGCGTTTGCAGCGCAGGTTGATTCCGCCGCGGCGTCTATCAGCGGCCTCGACGTCAGCAGCGTTGCGACCACTGCGGCCGACGGATTGCCGGCGTCGGAGACGCAGTGGGCCGCACGACAGGTCGGTCATCACCTCGGGCTTGCGGCAAAGGACATCGTCAAAGACATCACATCCATGGGGCAAGCGGTTCGCGGAGCGGGAGACCGCTACGAGGTCGACGACACCGCTCTCGCGGGCATTTTCACGCAGCTGTTCTGACCGTGCTGCCTTCACGTTCGCGGTTGCAGAGTTGGCGGCCAGACTCGATGTCGTCAGCCGCATCGACGATTGAGGCCGCCGGGGTTTCGATCTACAACGCGGTCCGGAATCTCGACGATGGCATTGACCGCATGCCCGAATCGCGGGGGTGGGCCGGTCAAGCCCAGGACGCGGCATCGAAGATGTTCGATCGCGCGACGAAGAGGTCGTCGACGTTCAAGAACTACACCGAGGCGTTCGCAACCGCACTGCAAACAGGTACCGCATCGATAGGCAAGGCTCGATCCGAACTACTCGCCAAGGCGGACGAGATCGATGGTGGTCCGCTGAACGTCACCGACCAATGGGTTGTGCTCATCGATCCGGCGGGCATGTCGGCGGAGAAAGCGGCTGAGCTACAGAAGGAAGCAGAGGCAGCACAAGAGGAGATCAACGGGCTGGCGCATGCCGTCGACGAAGCCGACGCTTCCGCCGCACGTCAGTTGGTGGTTGCCCGGGCCGGCGAGGGCGCGATCTTCACGAATCTGGAGTACGGGCCGCCCGGGCCGGTGCCGCCAGTTCCCGGCGATGACGTCCCCGACCCGAGCGCAGCGGAAGGTCGGCAATTTCAGGAAATTGCCCGCGCTCAGGACATGGCGT is a window of Mycobacterium sp. 3519A DNA encoding:
- the purS gene encoding phosphoribosylformylglycinamidine synthase subunit PurS; the encoded protein is MARVVVHVMPKAEILDPQGQAIVGALGRLGFDGVSDVRQGKRFELEVDDSIDDDTLAEIAESLLANTVIEDFSVSREPS
- a CDS encoding type VII secretion target — translated: MIVLVDPEVLRAFAAQVDSAAASISGLDVSSVATTAADGLPASETQWAARQVGHHLGLAAKDIVKDITSMGQAVRGAGDRYEVDDTALAGIFTQLF
- the purQ gene encoding phosphoribosylformylglycinamidine synthase subunit PurQ, which gives rise to MTARVGVITFPGTLDDVDAARAVKLAGAEAVSLWHADADLKGVDAVVVPGGFSYGDYLRCGAIAKFAPVMGEVVRGAEQGLPVLGICNGFQVLCEAGLLPGALTRNAGLHFVCRDLWLEVVSNTTAWTSRYDVGADILVPLKSGEGRYVASEQVLDELEGEGRVVFRYRDNPNGSMRDIAGISSANGRVVGLMPHPEHATEALTGPSDDGLGLFYSALDQVLAA